In Planococcus sp. MB-3u-03, the DNA window TATAGCGTTTACGTACTTTCTGTTCCAATTGCTTTAATTCTTCCAAGCGCTCGTCTTTGCGTTCCAGGTTCTTTTCGGTCGACTGAATAAAATTGCGGAAACGGTCCACTGTCTTCTGTTCTTCTTCCGACAATGACTGGACCGCCATCCCTTTCAGCTCTTCTTTCAGGAAATGCTGGAAGTTTTCTTCGAACTCCGGCATGCCGGAAATGTCGCGCTCTTTTAAGGCTTGCAGGCTTGAAACGCCGAACAGGCGCGGGAAGCGGATGCCGAAGCGCTGCAATTCGTTGCCGACATAGTCGATGACTGCCTGTTTTTCCTCTTCGTTATTCGCCAAATCGATGGCATTGACGACAAAGAACATTTTGTCCATTTCGAAAGCGTCTTTCACGCGGCCAAGCTGAATCAAAAATTCGCGGTCCGCACGGGCAAAGGCGTGGTTGTAATATGTGATGAACAACACAGCATCAGCATTACGGATATATTCGAATGCGACATTCGTATGACGCGCATTGATCGAATCCGCACCTGGCGTGTCCACTAGGGTAACACCGTTTCTTGTCAGCTCGCAATCGAAATAAAAGTCGATTTCCTCGACAAAACAACTGCGTTCTTCCTTAGCAACATACAAGCTGAATTCTTCGCGGTTTACGCGCAAGGTTTCGCCAAGATGTCCGGAAAAGGCTTCATAGCCGCCTTTAAAGGCCAGCAGGAACGATTTGTGGATTTGCTGCTCGGTCGTTGCATCGTCTGGCAGCGCATCGGTTTTCGCATAGGCTTGTTCCAATGTCTCCACTTTCACACCGAACACGGCAAATGAGTTTTTAACATCTTCGGTCATCGCCGAAACGGTTTTCAAGCGCACATCAGCGGTTTCATGCGGATGTGCGTCGGTCACCGGGCGGATGCGGTTGATGGTCGCAGTCGTCGGGTTCGGGGATACCGGCAGCACCGTCTCGCCCATCAAGGCATTCGAAAACGAGGATTTCCCGGCACTGAACGCACCAAATAAGGCGATGGTAAATTCCTGGCCTTCCAAACGCTTCGCTTTGCGTTTTAAATAAGCTACCGTTTCCGAGAATCCTCGCACCGGCTCCAAAATATCGGCAGTTGTCTTCACGCGCGACAGTACTTGCTGTTCATCAAAAGATGCCAGTTCGTGTGTCGGGGCACTTTCGCCATCGTCCCATTGCTGCTGTTCTTCCTCTTCGAGCATCGATGGCGTGAATTCTACCATGTCTTCAGCTGTCAAATGAAACGCATCTTGCCATCCGGCCACTTGTTTTTCTGCCGCATCCATCTGTTTTGGCAAAATGGCAGTGAAGGATTTTTTCACTTTATCGATCGCTTCGTCCATTTCCTCGAGCGTGCGGAGCGCAAGCACCTTTTGTTCAAGCGACTCGGATTTCATGTCGATCTCTGTTCCCGCATCGTCTGGAAGCCCTTCGAAGCCTTCTTGCTGGCGGGCTTTCCATGGATCGGTTTCCTGTATGAGCCAGCGCTGCACTTGAGCGGTCAGGCTCTTGCTGACATTGAGCACTGTATCCGCAGTCATCGTAGCCGTTTCTGGAACATTCTCCTCGACAACTTCAAACGGCAAGTCAAATTTCATTTTGTCGATTTCAAGCGACTCGGTATCTGTCAATAAGCCCGCTTCTCGCAGCGATGTTTTCATCAACTTTTTCAAATGGCCGGACATTTGTGAGTCGATCGTTTTCGACAACTTGTCTTGAAGGTCTTTTTTGCGGTTTTCCCGCTCTTCTTCGGTTTTCTTGCCGCTGAACAACAAGCCCACTTTGAATCCTGGTTGACGGGCTTCTATATAAGCACTGAGCGCATCCCTCACTTCATACGGCATGATATTGGCGTTTTCAAGCAGCTCTTTGCGCTTTTTCTCGAAATTCGATCGCCAATTGTCGTAATCCTGGACAGAACTACGGCGCTTGATCAGTTCGTGTTCTTTTTTCAGGTCTTCGCGTGCAGCCCATTCTTCCTCTGACAACACATTTGCGAAGGCTTCGAGCCGCTCCGCTTTTTCATCTTCCAAAAAGCCGATGTGCTCATCTTTTAATTGACGAAGTGCAGACGCCGATGCTTCGCCGAGATGCCCTTGCCAATTGTCCATAACTGAGGAAACGAGCTGTTTCACTTCTGGAAATTCATTGCCCGGGAAGTCATGGACTTTCAATGAAGTGAAAAAGATGCCTTTCGGTTCAACGCCCCAAGCGGCAAAACTATCCGCAACCGATTGCTGGAATTCCGCGAACGACATCTCGCTTTCCTGATGCTTATCGATCTGGTTGACGATCAAATAAAGATCCGTGTATTTCTGCAATTCCTTTGTGAAATTGAAATTGAGTTCGGATTGCACATGGTTGTAATCCATCACGTAAAACACCATGTCGGCCACGTGCAAAGCCGATTCAGTCGACATTCTGTGGGCATCATCCGTTGAGTCAA includes these proteins:
- a CDS encoding dynamin family protein, whose translation is MTATDHKQELIETAHLYRIFKDNEDTEREEKAELFARKILKDQFIIGFAGHFSSGKSSMINALTGETLLPSSPIPTSANIVNVHKAEKDYAIVNRRGDRPVYFPENYDFQAVKDFCKSGDVTQIDIGHSTSVLPEGITVMDTPGVDSTDDAHRMSTESALHVADMVFYVMDYNHVQSELNFNFTKELQKYTDLYLIVNQIDKHQESEMSFAEFQQSVADSFAAWGVEPKGIFFTSLKVHDFPGNEFPEVKQLVSSVMDNWQGHLGEASASALRQLKDEHIGFLEDEKAERLEAFANVLSEEEWAAREDLKKEHELIKRRSSVQDYDNWRSNFEKKRKELLENANIMPYEVRDALSAYIEARQPGFKVGLLFSGKKTEEERENRKKDLQDKLSKTIDSQMSGHLKKLMKTSLREAGLLTDTESLEIDKMKFDLPFEVVEENVPETATMTADTVLNVSKSLTAQVQRWLIQETDPWKARQQEGFEGLPDDAGTEIDMKSESLEQKVLALRTLEEMDEAIDKVKKSFTAILPKQMDAAEKQVAGWQDAFHLTAEDMVEFTPSMLEEEEQQQWDDGESAPTHELASFDEQQVLSRVKTTADILEPVRGFSETVAYLKRKAKRLEGQEFTIALFGAFSAGKSSFSNALMGETVLPVSPNPTTATINRIRPVTDAHPHETADVRLKTVSAMTEDVKNSFAVFGVKVETLEQAYAKTDALPDDATTEQQIHKSFLLAFKGGYEAFSGHLGETLRVNREEFSLYVAKEERSCFVEEIDFYFDCELTRNGVTLVDTPGADSINARHTNVAFEYIRNADAVLFITYYNHAFARADREFLIQLGRVKDAFEMDKMFFVVNAIDLANNEEEKQAVIDYVGNELQRFGIRFPRLFGVSSLQALKERDISGMPEFEENFQHFLKEELKGMAVQSLSEEEQKTVDRFRNFIQSTEKNLERKDERLEELKQLEQKVRKRYSETMAPVLEQEANQELGELLYYVKQRVFYRFNDFFKEAFNPSLFARESSKQALDTAMRDLQEMTAFDFQQEMRVTNLRLARFVEKKLTERFKDDAVKLKDWNSEFSFLPYEVKEAQLIEAGQPFGDADYSPAKSYYKNNKSFFEKNEKEAMRDALQGMMEPDASRYLEQEKAALTEWAEFWIEQEAEGLRQHLLRQAIEQIESERSLLQQSEILAQWKKLHEKLMEGRG